The genomic segment GTGGGGTTCTGATGGCTAGCGATCCACAACCGATCATCGAGATCGACAAGCTCTGGACCCAGTTCGGCCCGGTAGTGATCCATCAGGATCTGGACCTCAGCATCAAGGCCGGCGAAATCGTCGGCCTGGTGGGGGGCTCCGGCTCCGGCAAGACCACGCTGGTACGGCAGATTCTTGGCCTGAACCGCCCTACCAAAGGCAAGGTCGTGGTATTCGGTACCGATGTCAGCCAGGCCGATGTCGATCAGATGTACGTCTTGCAAAACCGCTGGGGCATGCTGTTCCAGCAAGGCGCACTGTTCTCCGCGCTGACGGTGCTGGATAACGTGGCGCTGCCGATGCGGGAGCTGCGCGCCTTGCCGGACCGGCTGATCCGTGACGCCGCCTTGCTCAAGTTGCAAATGGCCGGTATCGGCCCCGAGCATGCGCTGAAGATGCCGTCCGACCTGTCGGGCGGCATGATCAAGCGGGTGGCGCTGGCGCGGGCCTTGTCGCTGGAACCGGAACTGCTGTTCCTGGACGAGCCGACTGCCGGCCTCGATCCTGCGTCCTCGGCCACATTTATCGAACTGATCCGTTCGCTGCACAAGGACATGCACTTGACGGTAGTGATGATCACCCATGACCTGGAACCGCTGCTGGCGTTGTCGACCAAGATTGCTGTGTTGGCGGACAAGCGCGTGATCGCCTACGACACCCCGGAGCGCGTAATGAAAGTGCGCCATCCGTTTATCGAAACATTTTTTCTCACTGCCAATCGCTACGAGCATGACACTTGCGGCTAAGCAGCTGCTGGCAGCGTAAATAGGAATTTTATGGAAAACAAAGCACATGCCCTGATCGCCGGCCTGTTCACCGTGGTCTTGCTGATCGCGGCGATCGTCGGCGTCATGTGGTTCAACAGCGACCGGGTGGAACGGGTGCCGTATGAAATCGCCACCAAGCTATCGGTACCGGGCCTTAACCCGCAAGCCGATGTGCGCTACCGCGGCCTCGATGCAGGCAAAGTCGATGCGATCACCTTCGATCCCAAATTCCCCGGACAGATCCTGATCAAGATCAAGCTCAATCCCGATACGCCGGTCACACAATCGACCTTCGCTACCCTCGGCTACCAGGGTGTCACCGGGATTGCCTACATCCAGCTGGATGACGACGGCAGCAAGCCGGTCAAGCTGGTCAGCAGCAAGCAGCAACTGGCCCGCATCGAACTACGTCCCAGCCTGTTCGACAACCTGCAAAGCAGGGGCTCCGTGATCCTGGCGCGCGCCGAAGACATGATCAACAAACTGAATGCCTTGCTGGATCCGGAAAACCAGAAAACCATGGTGAAAGCCTTTAGCGACGTCAGCGATACAGCCAATGCCTACCGGGGCATTCCGCAGCAACTGGAACCGACCTTGCGCCAGTTGCCGACATTGACCGGCGAACTGAACCAGGCGCTAACGTCGGTTACTGCGCTGTCCAACAACATGAGCGTGCTCAGCAAGAACCTGAACAGCCTGACCGCCAGCTTGCAAGGACCGGACGGCGCCGTGACCAACCTGACCGGTGCCGTGCAAAACATCGGCTCGGTCGCCAATGGCGTCGAGTACGATACGCTGCCCCGCTTCAACACGCTCACCAACGAAATGCGCAGCTCGATGCGAACGCTGAACCAGACCCTGGACCATTTCAACCAGCAGCCGCAAAGCATCCTGTTTGGCAGCAAGCCGCTGCCCCCCGGCCCCGGGGAAGCTGGCTTTGTCGCCCCGGCCAAATAACAATCTAAAGGTAAGCCATGACCATTCCAAGAATACTGTCAGCCTTCGCAGCGATTGCGCTGATTGCCGGTTGCGCCAGCAAGGTTGACGCGCCGATCCAGTACGATCTCGGCCCGCTGCCAACCGTCGCGGCGACTGCTGCTGCGGCCCTGCCGCCTATCAGCCTGGCCGACGTCAATTCACCCGCCTGGCTGGATAACAACATGATGTTCTACCGCCTGGCCTACGCCAACGACCAGCAACCGCGGCCCTACGCCGGCAGCCGATGGACCATGCCGCCGGCGCAGCTGTTCCAGCAGCGCCTGAAATCACGGCTGGCGCAGGCGGGCGGCACCGTGCTGGCGATGTCGGACGCAGCGCTCAACATTCCTGTACTGCGCATCGACATGGACGACTACACGCAAACCTTCGACACGGCCTCGCACAGCGTGGCGACATTGCAAGTCCGCGCTTCGCTGTTCAATGGCCGCGCGTTGCTGGCGCAAAAGAATTTCAGCAGCCAGGCGGCAACTCCCAGCGCTGATGCTGCCGGCGCCGCCCGCGCTTTTGCCGGCGCTAACGACGCTGTAATCGACGACATGATGAGCTGGCTGGCGACAGTCGCGCCGAAAAAATAATGCAGGAAAAAATGGGACAGGAACCCACAGCCCCAAGCCCCTCTGCGGCATCGTCGTTTGCACGTGTCAGTCTCCTGATTTATTTGCTGCTGATTATTTATGCGAGCTGGTATCCGTTTGCTGGCTGGCGCGACCTCGGACTGACTGCCTTTGCCTACCTGACGGCGCCCTTGCCGCACTACTGGACCGTGTTCGATGTCTGGACCAATGTCGCCGGCTATCTGCCGCTAGGCATGCTGATGGTGCTTTCATTGCCGCGCTGGCGTCACTGGTCGCCTTACTGGGCCGTGCTGCTGGCAACGCTGGCCGGCGTCCTGATTTCCGGCAGCATGGAAGCAGTGCAAACCTTCCTGCCGACCCGGGTCGCCTCCAACCTGGACCTGATGACGAATAGCGCCGGCGCCCTGCTCGGGGCGGTGCTGGGCGCCATCCTGCGGCCGCGCTTCGGACCGGACAGCCGCCTGCTGCAACTGCGCGAGCGCTGGTTCAATCGCGAAGCCAGCCAGGGCATGGTAGTGGTGGCCCTGTGGCCGCTGGCGCAGATTTATCCGCTCAGCCATCTTTTCGGCTTCGGCCAGGTGACATCGATGCTGTCCAACTGGCTGTCGGACCTGCTGGAGCAACCGGTCGACTTGCAAGGCTGGATCACCAACGATTTCCAGTTCAGCGCCGACCAGTACTGGCTGACCGAAACCATCATCACCGCCTGCGGCCTGACCGGCGCCGCCCTTACCTTCCTGATCGTACTGCGCCAGCAGGCGCCGAAATTGCCACTGAGCCTGTTGCTGGTATTCGTCACGCTGATGACCAAGACACTGGCGACGGCGCTACTGTTTGCACCGGATAACGCCCTGGTCTGGTTCACCCCCGGCTCGTTCGGCGGCTTGCTGATAGGCGGCCTGATGCTGGGCGGGCTGGCTTATGCGCCGCAACTGGCGCAACGGCGGCTGGCGGCGTTGACCTTGATCATTGGGCTGGTGCTGGTGAATGTCATGCCGGACAATCCCTACTATGTGGAAACCGTGCAGACCTGGACCCAAGGCAAATTCCTGAACTTTAACGGCGTTGCTCAGTTCCTGGCGATGCTATGGCCGTTTTGCACGCTGTGGTTCTTGTTGCATCCGATGCACAAGCGGCGCGCCAGCGAGCCCCAGCGGGACTCCAGATAGAGATAACTCGCCCGCCCCACCTCGCGGGCCATACCTGGCCGGCCGCACTGAAACAAAACCGGTGCAGGTGTATGATTCCTGCCTATCCTGCTTGCATCAGGCAGCCAACCATTCCAGCATTCCGTCATGAGCGATAAACCCTTCTACGAACACCACGTCTTCTTCTGCCTCAACCAGCGCGCCCCGGGCGAGCGGGTTTGCTGCGCCAACAGCGGCGCCCAGGCAGCGCAGGAGCATGCAAAAAAGCGTATCAAGCAACTCGGCCTGGCCGGCGACGGTAAAGTCCGCATCAACAAGGCCGGTTGTCTCGAACGCTGCGAAGAGGGGCCGGCGCTGGTGATTTATCCGCAAGGCACCTGGTATACCTATGTCGACAATGAAGATATCGACGAAATCATCGACGTCCATATCGTTGGCGGCAAGATCGTTGAACGCCTGAAAATTTAAACTTTACGCGCAATGCGCACGCTGTCGTTATTCCCTTGAATTGATCCAATGAACGCCCAAACCTTATCTTTCTTTATCGCCGGCGCCGTCGGCCAGCTTGAATGCGCACTAGACCTGCCTGATCCCGACGTCTTTCCGGTACCGCGCGGACTGGCGCTCGTGGCCCATCCCCACCCTCTGTTCGGCGGCACCATGGACAACAAGGTGGTGCACACGCTGGCGCGCGGTTTCCTGACGCTAGGCTACGTCACGGTACGCATGAATTTCCGCGGCGTCGGCAAGTCCGAAGGCGTGCATGACGAAGGCCGTGGCGAGACCGACGACATGGCGCTGCTGCTGGCGCATATGCGCCAGCAGTATCCGGAGCTGCCGCTGGCGCTCGGCGGCTTTTCCTTCGGCACCTTCGTGCAGTCGCAATTGCAGCAACGCCTGATCGCGTCCGGCACGCCTGCCGAACGGCTGGTGCTGGTAGGCACCGCCGCCGGCAAGTGGCCGTTGCCGACAGTGCCGGCCAACAGCATCCTGATCCATGGCGAGCTGGACGAGACCATTCCGCTGAACTGGGTGTTTGAATGGGCGCGCCCGCAAGACATCCCGGTCATCGTGATTCCAGGCGCCGATCATTTTTTTCACCGACGGCTGCAACATATCAAGAATCTCATGGTCGAAATGTGGCACCGCTAGGACGGCGATTTCAACGCGATTCGCGCAACTTGGATTATTGTTAAGTCGACCAGCCGGGCGGTAGCGCTATAATTCTGTCGGCACGCTTGTATGCGGCTGTTTGCTCACCGCCTCCGCTTACGCATTTTTTCAACCCATTCACGCCAATAAAATTGCTCTTTATCACTATAGATGTAGTTTTGTCGGCCTTGATTTCATTACTAGATATTCCATGAAAAAAATATTCGCGGCGCTCGCTGCAACTGTCCTCTCCATATCCGTTGCCTTTGCCCAGACCCTGCCCTCGCCGACAGTGGCCGCCAAATCATGGCTGTTGCTGGACACCACCAGCAACCAGGTGATCGCGTCGCAAGACCCGGACATGCGTATCGAACCGGCTTCGCTGGCCAAGATCATGACCGCTTACGTCGTCTTCGAAGCCCTCAGGGACAAGAAGGTCAGCCTCGACCAGATGGTCAACGTCTCGGTGCGTGCCTGGAAAGTCGACCCGAGCAGCTCGAAAATGTTTATCGATCCAGCCACGCCGGTATCGATCAACGACCTGCTGTACGGTCTGATGGTGGTATCGGGTAACGACGCCGCTGTTGCATTGGCCGAAGCCGTGGCTGGTACCGAAGACTCCTTCGTCGCGCTGATGAACCACGAAGCAGAGCGCATGGGCATGAAAAACACGCATTTCGGCAATCCGCACGGCTTGCCTAGCGCGGACACCTACTCCACTGCACGCGACCTGGCTAACCTGGCGGCGCGCGTGACCATCGATTTCCCTGAGTTCTACAAGATCGACTCGACCAAGAAATACACTTACAACAAGATCACCCAGCCTAACCGCAACCGCCTGCTGTGGAGCGATCCGACCGTCGACGGCATGAAGACCGGCCACACCAGCAGCGCCGGCTACTCCATCATCGCCAGCGCCAAGCGCCCTAATGCAGGCGGCGACCGCCGCTTGATGGCAGTCGTGATCGGCACCAATTCCGACGGCACTCGTACCCAGGAAGCGCAAAAGCTGTTGAACTGGGGCTTCCAGAACTTCGACACCGTCAAGCTGTACGCCAAGGACCAGGCAGTCGATACGCCGCAAGTCTGGAAGGGCGCCAAGAGCCAGGTCAAGATCGGCTTCACCCACGACGTCTATGTGACCGTACCGAAGGGCATCACCGACAAGATCAAGCCGGTGCTGGAACGCACAGACCCGCTGATCGCGCCGATCCAGCAAAACGCCAAGGTTGGCACCGTCAAGGTCAACGCCGACGGCAAGACGATTGCCGAATTCCCGGTAGTGGCGCTGGAAAACGTCGGCCAGGCCACCATCTTCGGCCGCGCCTGGGATTCGATCCGTTTGATGTTCAAGTAAATGCGGTAGCCCTGACCGGGCTTATCCCAAAAATGACAGCTGCGGCTGTCATTTTTTTTGCAAGATGCCGCCCTCCGTGACACGCTGGCGGAATATTTCAGGATGTAACATCTGGTTACAAATTGTCGTACGGTAACAATTGAAATATGTTGCAGCTTGTAAAAACTGAAGAGTACACTCGTTTCCCATTGACAACCCCGCCATCACGTAAATGATGTGGCATGCGTTATCAACGCAATGCCTGCACATGGCAGTACAACAGGAGGAATAATATGATGCTCAGCTTCATTCGTTTCCAGCCGTTTGCCTTCCAAGCCGCATCAGGACTGCTCGCTCCACCGCTTCGCCGCTAATCAATCGAGGACAAAGCGGTAAGGTGCGCTAGCGCCGCCTGAACCCTGTCCGGCAATTCATCCAATTTCCCGTTTTATCGAATTTCAGCCCTGGCGTTGTGCACAAACGTCCGGGTTGTCTTAGACGCATCTGCCGTTTCGCCGTCACACATGGCGATCTGCAATGCGTTGACTCTGTAGCGGCCAGTAGTTCCGCTGCAGATGCGGTGACCGGACGTTCCCGATCGGAACTCCGGCTATGTCAATTCACATCAACCACGGAGAGATGCAATGAAATTGAATCGCAAATTAGTTGTGCTGGCGTTGTCCTGTGCATACGCAAGCGTCGCGCTGGCAGGGGCAGTCAAAGAAAGCAGCGACTCGGTCTACAAGCCGACCGGCAAGGGCTGGGGCGAGCTGGACCTGGACGCACAAAGCCACGCGCAAAAAGCTGCTACCCTGCGCGCGCAACGCAGCGGCAACCTGACCAACCAGGGTGGTCCGGTCATGACAGGGCCGAAAAACGTCTACTACATCTGGTACGGCAGCTGGGACGCCGCCTCGAAAAACGTATTGACCAATCTCGGCACGCATATCGGCGGCTCGCCTTATTTCAACATCAATACCACCTATACCAACAAGGCCGGCACGCATGTGCAGAACGTCGTCAACTACGCCTCCAGCGCCACCGACAGCGGCTCGCTTGGCACCCAACTGTCGGACGCCAATATCCAGACCATCGTTTCCAACCAGATCACCGCAGGTGCCCTGCCACTGGATCCGAACGGCATCTACTTCGTGCTGACCGACAAGAACACCACTGCAACTTCGGGCTTCTGCACCCAGTATTGCGGCTGGCATACCAATGCCACGATCAACGGCCAGGACATCAAGTACGCCTTCATCGGCAATCCTGAAACACAGTGTGCATCTTCCTGCGGAGCCAGCACACCGAGCCCGAACAATACGCCGGGCGCCGATGCCATGGCCAGCATCCTGTCGCATGAAATGGAAGAAACCACCACCGATCCGGATGGCAATGCCTGGTATGCGTTATCCAACGGTATGGAAAATGGCGATAAATGCGCATGGAATTTCGGCGCGACTTCAACAGCTTCAAACGGCGCGACATACAACCAGACCATCGGCACCATGAAGTACCTGATCCAGCAAAACTGGACCCTGCTGCCGACACAGGCTTGCGCCCAACACTATCCTTAATGAAAAGAACCGCGTGATGTAACATGACATTCTGCCGCTGAGCGCTCAGCGACGGAATGTCACTGCGATCTTCTTCATGCATTCATCGTCAGGATCCAACGCTATGAAAAAAAGTCCTCTTCTGCTTGCGCTACTGCTGGCAATCCCTGTGTTCAGCCTGGCGCAGCAAGCTCCGGCTCCGGCAGCCACCAGAACCATACCCACCGTCACCCGTACCGTACAGATTTTCAGCACGCTGGAAAACGAATTGAATGACGCCGTACAGCAGCGCAACAGCGGCGTCGTGGAAAAACGTTTGGCCAATGACTACGAACTGCGCACAGCCGGCGCTCCCGGCCGCCCGACCCCACGCGCCGAATCTATCGCCGCCTTGCAGAAAGCAGCGCCGTTCGCATCCGAGGTGCAGCAAATGGCGGTTCATGAATATGGCAATCTGATGGTGGTCAGCTTCCTGTGGTCTCTCGATGTCCCGGCAACCGGCACCATCGCCAAGCAGATATTTGTGGTCGACACCTGGAAGCAGGTCGAAGGCGACTGGAAGCTGGCCGTCCGCTATGCCGCGCCGGCCGACAAACAACAAACGGTCCCGGGAGCCGACCTGTCCGAGCCGAAAATCAAGAAGAAAATCTGATGCGCGGCGCAGGACCAGGCTGACATTTATCACTTTTCAAATGGAGTCGTAATGAACCGGATCAAAAGCACGCTGGTCTTGCTATGCAGCCTGGCGGCCACCGCGGTCTGCGCTGAAACCGTGCAGGAAGCGCGTGTCAAGAAACTGATAGAACCGCGCATGGGCGCCAATATCAAAGTCGATTCCGTCACAAAGACGCCATATGCCGGATTGTATGAAATCCGCACCAATGGCGATATTTTCTATACCGACGAAAACGCCGACTACATCGTGGTCGGCAAGGTCATCGACACCCACACCTACAAGGACCTGACGAAGGAAAGAGTGGACCAGCTGGCGGTAATCAATTTCGCCGATCTGCCGCTCGACGAAGCGATCAAGACTGTCAAAGGCAACGGCAAACGCGTCATGGCGATATTCGAGGACCCGAACTGTCCCTATTGCAAGAACCTGCACAAAACCCTGCAGGACATCGACAACGTGACGGTTTACACCTTCCTGCTGAATATCCTGTCCGACGATTCCGCGGTGAAATCGCGCAATATCTGGTGCGCGGCGGATCGCAGCAAAGCCTGGAACGAATGGATGGTCGACGGCAAACCGGCCGCAACGGTCGCAACGGCCTGCCCTACGCCAAACGACAAGGTGCTGGCCTTGGGCAAAAAATTGCGTATCGTCGGCACTCCCACTGTGTATTTCTCCGACGGTACCAGGACTGGCAGCGCACTCGACGCCAAGGCTCTGGAACAGAAACTGGCATCTCTCAAGTAGTCTTGCCGGATTTCCTGGAAGCGCGACAATCAGGTCTCAGATTAGCGCTGGCTGCGGCGGCTCCAGGCTTCCAGGAAAGCCAGCGTTACATTCGCCTCGTTGGTCTCCGCCAGACCGCTGCCAAAGAAGGCGCCGACATCCTTGAAATCGTTGCCGCCAGCCAGGTCCGACAAGCTGCGGAAGGCGATAAAGGGTACGCGATTGGCATACGCTACCTGGGCAAAGGCTGCCGTTTCCATATCCACCACCTGTGCTTGCAGATTGTCGTAGAGATAAGCGCGATAACCCGGATTAGCCAGGAAGGCCGTGCCGGAAACCCCACGGCCGCCGACCCGCAGTTCCGGCTGGACGCTGACGCACAGCGCCGGATTCTTCGGTCCGCATTTGGCCAGCGCAGGTTTCAAGGTACGCGCCAGCGCCAGCATCTCGGCATCGGCCTGGAACTCGAAGCGAAATTCGCCTTGCGGCGCATTACCGGCGTTCATCACAAAATTCTCGCGCATGAAAAGCCCGCTGCTGACCTGGCCATGCGGCGTATCGATCTTGAAATCCGGACGCGGCTTGCCGTTTTCCGTCGCCAGCCTGACGCCCAGGCAGCCGACATCGCCAGCCGTTCCGCATGGCGCCGGCAGACTGCCGTCGCCATTCCAGTAAACTTCCATCGGCATCGCCCAGCTTTCCGGTACGATCACATCACCCACATGGTTGCCCGGATTGACGCCGCCGGCGATGCCGCTCATCAGCAGCCGCTCGACGTGGAAATGATCCATCATCAGCTGCGTCACCATGGTGGCGTTGACCACACTGACACCGCTCAGCACGATCACTACCGGG from the Collimonas arenae genome contains:
- a CDS encoding ABC transporter ATP-binding protein; amino-acid sequence: MASDPQPIIEIDKLWTQFGPVVIHQDLDLSIKAGEIVGLVGGSGSGKTTLVRQILGLNRPTKGKVVVFGTDVSQADVDQMYVLQNRWGMLFQQGALFSALTVLDNVALPMRELRALPDRLIRDAALLKLQMAGIGPEHALKMPSDLSGGMIKRVALARALSLEPELLFLDEPTAGLDPASSATFIELIRSLHKDMHLTVVMITHDLEPLLALSTKIAVLADKRVIAYDTPERVMKVRHPFIETFFLTANRYEHDTCG
- a CDS encoding D-alanyl-D-alanine carboxypeptidase family protein; amino-acid sequence: MKKIFAALAATVLSISVAFAQTLPSPTVAAKSWLLLDTTSNQVIASQDPDMRIEPASLAKIMTAYVVFEALRDKKVSLDQMVNVSVRAWKVDPSSSKMFIDPATPVSINDLLYGLMVVSGNDAAVALAEAVAGTEDSFVALMNHEAERMGMKNTHFGNPHGLPSADTYSTARDLANLAARVTIDFPEFYKIDSTKKYTYNKITQPNRNRLLWSDPTVDGMKTGHTSSAGYSIIASAKRPNAGGDRRLMAVVIGTNSDGTRTQEAQKLLNWGFQNFDTVKLYAKDQAVDTPQVWKGAKSQVKIGFTHDVYVTVPKGITDKIKPVLERTDPLIAPIQQNAKVGTVKVNADGKTIAEFPVVALENVGQATIFGRAWDSIRLMFK
- a CDS encoding nuclear transport factor 2 family protein translates to MKKSPLLLALLLAIPVFSLAQQAPAPAATRTIPTVTRTVQIFSTLENELNDAVQQRNSGVVEKRLANDYELRTAGAPGRPTPRAESIAALQKAAPFASEVQQMAVHEYGNLMVVSFLWSLDVPATGTIAKQIFVVDTWKQVEGDWKLAVRYAAPADKQQTVPGADLSEPKIKKKI
- a CDS encoding 5'-methylthioadenosine/S-adenosylhomocysteine nucleosidase, coding for MPVSKPLFNTLRRSASALLLGAALTSAVGSAAAADKHCLTDCKPRIGIVSAFGAEADILLEQTQKKRDWKINGNRFTTGELRGNPVVIVLSGVSVVNATMVTQLMMDHFHVERLLMSGIAGGVNPGNHVGDVIVPESWAMPMEVYWNGDGSLPAPCGTAGDVGCLGVRLATENGKPRPDFKIDTPHGQVSSGLFMRENFVMNAGNAPQGEFRFEFQADAEMLALARTLKPALAKCGPKNPALCVSVQPELRVGGRGVSGTAFLANPGYRAYLYDNLQAQVVDMETAAFAQVAYANRVPFIAFRSLSDLAGGNDFKDVGAFFGSGLAETNEANVTLAFLEAWSRRSQR
- a CDS encoding ABC-type transport auxiliary lipoprotein family protein gives rise to the protein MTIPRILSAFAAIALIAGCASKVDAPIQYDLGPLPTVAATAAAALPPISLADVNSPAWLDNNMMFYRLAYANDQQPRPYAGSRWTMPPAQLFQQRLKSRLAQAGGTVLAMSDAALNIPVLRIDMDDYTQTFDTASHSVATLQVRASLFNGRALLAQKNFSSQAATPSADAAGAARAFAGANDAVIDDMMSWLATVAPKK
- a CDS encoding MlaD family protein, which gives rise to MENKAHALIAGLFTVVLLIAAIVGVMWFNSDRVERVPYEIATKLSVPGLNPQADVRYRGLDAGKVDAITFDPKFPGQILIKIKLNPDTPVTQSTFATLGYQGVTGIAYIQLDDDGSKPVKLVSSKQQLARIELRPSLFDNLQSRGSVILARAEDMINKLNALLDPENQKTMVKAFSDVSDTANAYRGIPQQLEPTLRQLPTLTGELNQALTSVTALSNNMSVLSKNLNSLTASLQGPDGAVTNLTGAVQNIGSVANGVEYDTLPRFNTLTNEMRSSMRTLNQTLDHFNQQPQSILFGSKPLPPGPGEAGFVAPAK
- a CDS encoding (2Fe-2S) ferredoxin domain-containing protein; its protein translation is MSDKPFYEHHVFFCLNQRAPGERVCCANSGAQAAQEHAKKRIKQLGLAGDGKVRINKAGCLERCEEGPALVIYPQGTWYTYVDNEDIDEIIDVHIVGGKIVERLKI
- a CDS encoding alpha/beta hydrolase gives rise to the protein MNAQTLSFFIAGAVGQLECALDLPDPDVFPVPRGLALVAHPHPLFGGTMDNKVVHTLARGFLTLGYVTVRMNFRGVGKSEGVHDEGRGETDDMALLLAHMRQQYPELPLALGGFSFGTFVQSQLQQRLIASGTPAERLVLVGTAAGKWPLPTVPANSILIHGELDETIPLNWVFEWARPQDIPVIVIPGADHFFHRRLQHIKNLMVEMWHR
- a CDS encoding DsbC family protein translates to MNRIKSTLVLLCSLAATAVCAETVQEARVKKLIEPRMGANIKVDSVTKTPYAGLYEIRTNGDIFYTDENADYIVVGKVIDTHTYKDLTKERVDQLAVINFADLPLDEAIKTVKGNGKRVMAIFEDPNCPYCKNLHKTLQDIDNVTVYTFLLNILSDDSAVKSRNIWCAADRSKAWNEWMVDGKPAATVATACPTPNDKVLALGKKLRIVGTPTVYFSDGTRTGSALDAKALEQKLASLK
- a CDS encoding VanZ family protein codes for the protein MGQEPTAPSPSAASSFARVSLLIYLLLIIYASWYPFAGWRDLGLTAFAYLTAPLPHYWTVFDVWTNVAGYLPLGMLMVLSLPRWRHWSPYWAVLLATLAGVLISGSMEAVQTFLPTRVASNLDLMTNSAGALLGAVLGAILRPRFGPDSRLLQLRERWFNREASQGMVVVALWPLAQIYPLSHLFGFGQVTSMLSNWLSDLLEQPVDLQGWITNDFQFSADQYWLTETIITACGLTGAALTFLIVLRQQAPKLPLSLLLVFVTLMTKTLATALLFAPDNALVWFTPGSFGGLLIGGLMLGGLAYAPQLAQRRLAALTLIIGLVLVNVMPDNPYYVETVQTWTQGKFLNFNGVAQFLAMLWPFCTLWFLLHPMHKRRASEPQRDSR